Proteins found in one Arachis stenosperma cultivar V10309 chromosome 8, arast.V10309.gnm1.PFL2, whole genome shotgun sequence genomic segment:
- the LOC130946268 gene encoding uncharacterized protein LOC130946268 produces the protein MASSDAVPPPPHEPEPENQLCSLVYEISHEAQAIMENMLKMITEINQNSVLIEEEIEKCKGSALDKKRTLDEEKNHFQKAAYAVLDMLNRD, from the exons ATGGCGTCTTCAGATGCAGTTCCTCCGCCACCTCACGAACCAGAACCTGAAAATCAACTTTGTTCTCTCGTCTACG AGATATCACACGAAGCACAAGCGATCATGGAGAACATGCTTAAGATGATCAC tgaaatcaatcaaaattcTGTTCTAATAGAGGAAGAGATAGAGAAATGTAAAGGCTCTGCTCTGGATAAGAAACGGACTTTGGATGAAGAGAAGAATCATTTCCAAAAGGCTGCTTATGCTGTTCTTGACATGCTCAACAGAGACTGA
- the LOC130946267 gene encoding potassium channel KAT3 isoform X2 — MLPFVARSSSRSEINHFASVPSSLLPAFGTNFDEGLWQTFLVALVVYSAWASPFELAFRELSIGSLVPVDIIVDGFFAIDIILTFFVAYLDRSTYLLVDDHKKIAIRYIKMLHFPMDLASTLPFDQIYQILTGKRHGPEIFGFLNMLRLWRLRHVSEFFSRLEKDIRISYTATRFCKLICVTLFAVHFAGCMYFWLAFHHKTPENTWLHKELPDFKYRSVWLCYIYSMYWSITTLTTVGYGDLYAVNTEEKVYSSLFMLFNIGLTAYIIGNMTNLAVHNTVRTFAMRDAFNRVLRYASKSRLPKRLKEQMLAHKELKLKMEESQQQEVLQDLPKAIRSSIAQHLFSNVVDKAYLFKGVSDECIIQLASDMKAEYYLPKVDIILQNEMPIYFYILVYGSLDLFIHKNGSEQLLFELEPGGMAGEIGGMFNIPQPFTVRTRRLSQVIRINQHQFKQMMQPFNNDGRQIINNFIKYLREQRSSVLEEIPYLSELLGDLYLEHITQNGDSHDEVSRYHDDGPCKEGRTINSNPWSSPASTRVIIHGHHPNAKKMGKGDTKKLILLPSSIEELFRVAEKKFGKRASKIIMADGSEVEEINVLRDHDELYIF, encoded by the exons ATGTTGCCATTTGTAGCTAGAAGTAGTTCTAGGAGCGAAATAAACCACTTCGCCTCAGTTCCCAGCAGCCTCTTACCAGCATTTGGCACCAACTTTGATGAAGG GTTGTGGCAAACGTTCTTAGTTGCATTGGTGGTTTACTCTGCATGGGCATCTCCATTCGAGCTAGCCTTCAGAGAACTGTCAATTGGGTCGCTGGTGCCAGTTGATATCATTGTGGATGGCTTCTTTGCCATTGATATTATCCTTACTTTCTTTGTGGCTTATTTGGATAGATCAACTTATCTCCTCGTTGATGACCATAAGAAGATTGCTATAAG ATATATTAAAATGTTACACTTCCCAATGGATCTAGCATCCACTCTCCCTTTCGACCAGATATACCAAATTCTGACAGGCAAACGACACGGGCCCGAGATCTTTGGTTTCCTAAATATGCTTAGACTATGGCGATTGAGACATGTTAGCGAATTCTTCTCAAG GCTAGAGAAAGACATACGAATTAGCTACACTGCAACAAGATTTTGTAAACTTATATGT GTTACGCTATTTGCAGTTCACTTCGCAGGCTGCATGTATTTTTGGTTGGCTTTCCATCACAAAACACCCGAAAATACATGGCTCCACAAGGAACTACCGGATTTTAAATATAGGAGTGTCTGGTTGTGTTACATCTATTCCATGTACTGGTCTATAACAACTCTTACCACTGTTGGCTATGGAGATCTGTATGCAGTGAATACAGAGGAGAAGGTTTACAGTAGTTTATTTATGCTGTTCAACATAGGCCTCACGGCATATATAATCGGAAACATGACTAATCTGGCAGTTCATAACACCGTCCGAACCTTTGCAATG AGGGATGCCTTTAACAGAGTGTTACGATATGCAAGCAAAAGTAGACTCCCAAAACGTTTGAAAGAACAAATGTTGGCGCATAAAGAATTGAAACTTAAGATGGAAGAGTCACAGCAACAAGAAGTGCTACAGGACCTCCCTAAAGCAATTAGATCCAGTATTGCTCAACATCTTTTCAGCAATGTAGTTGATAAAGCATATTTATTTAAAGGAGTCTCTGATGAGTGTATCATTCAGCTG GCGTCAGACATGAAAGCAGAATACTACTTACCTAAGGTTGACATTATCTTGCAAAATGAGATGCCAATATATTTCTACATTCTGGTATATGGATCACTG GATCTATTTATACACAAGAATGGAAGCGAACAG CTTTTGTTTGAATTAGAACCTGGAGGCATGGCTGGAGAAATCGGCGGGATGTTTAATATTCCACAACCTTTTACAGTTAGAACTAGGAGGCTCTCCCAGGTCATACGAATCAACCAACATCAGTTCAAGCAGATGATGCAACCATTTAATAATGATGGGAGACAAATCATCAACAACTTCATTAAG TACTTGAGGGAACAAAGAAGCAGCGTGCTAGAAGAAATACCATACTTATCAGAATTACTAGGAGACCTGTATCTCGAG CATATAACACAAAATGGGGACTCACACGATGAAGTTTCAAGATATCACGATGATGGACCATGTAAAGAAG GAAGGACTATAAATTCCAATCCATGGTCAAGCCCAGCTTCCACTAGAGTAATAATCCATGGTCATCATCCCAATGCAAAGAAAATGGGAAAAGGAGACACGAAAAAGCTCATACTTCTCCCGAGCTCAATAGAAGAGCTTTTCAGAGTAGCAG AGAAAAAGTTCGGTAAAAGAGCGAGCAAAATTATTATGGCGGATGGCTCAGAAGTAGAAGAAATAAACGTCTTAAGAGATCATGACGAGTTATACATCTTCTAA
- the LOC130946267 gene encoding potassium channel KAT3 isoform X1 produces MLPFVARSSSRSEINHFASVPSSLLPAFGTNFDEGYLNLRKYVIAPYNRRYRLWQTFLVALVVYSAWASPFELAFRELSIGSLVPVDIIVDGFFAIDIILTFFVAYLDRSTYLLVDDHKKIAIRYIKMLHFPMDLASTLPFDQIYQILTGKRHGPEIFGFLNMLRLWRLRHVSEFFSRLEKDIRISYTATRFCKLICVTLFAVHFAGCMYFWLAFHHKTPENTWLHKELPDFKYRSVWLCYIYSMYWSITTLTTVGYGDLYAVNTEEKVYSSLFMLFNIGLTAYIIGNMTNLAVHNTVRTFAMRDAFNRVLRYASKSRLPKRLKEQMLAHKELKLKMEESQQQEVLQDLPKAIRSSIAQHLFSNVVDKAYLFKGVSDECIIQLASDMKAEYYLPKVDIILQNEMPIYFYILVYGSLDLFIHKNGSEQLLFELEPGGMAGEIGGMFNIPQPFTVRTRRLSQVIRINQHQFKQMMQPFNNDGRQIINNFIKYLREQRSSVLEEIPYLSELLGDLYLEHITQNGDSHDEVSRYHDDGPCKEGRTINSNPWSSPASTRVIIHGHHPNAKKMGKGDTKKLILLPSSIEELFRVAEKKFGKRASKIIMADGSEVEEINVLRDHDELYIF; encoded by the exons ATGTTGCCATTTGTAGCTAGAAGTAGTTCTAGGAGCGAAATAAACCACTTCGCCTCAGTTCCCAGCAGCCTCTTACCAGCATTTGGCACCAACTTTGATGAAGGGTATTTGAACCTTAGAAAATATGTAATAGCTCCGTATAACCGAAGATATCG GTTGTGGCAAACGTTCTTAGTTGCATTGGTGGTTTACTCTGCATGGGCATCTCCATTCGAGCTAGCCTTCAGAGAACTGTCAATTGGGTCGCTGGTGCCAGTTGATATCATTGTGGATGGCTTCTTTGCCATTGATATTATCCTTACTTTCTTTGTGGCTTATTTGGATAGATCAACTTATCTCCTCGTTGATGACCATAAGAAGATTGCTATAAG ATATATTAAAATGTTACACTTCCCAATGGATCTAGCATCCACTCTCCCTTTCGACCAGATATACCAAATTCTGACAGGCAAACGACACGGGCCCGAGATCTTTGGTTTCCTAAATATGCTTAGACTATGGCGATTGAGACATGTTAGCGAATTCTTCTCAAG GCTAGAGAAAGACATACGAATTAGCTACACTGCAACAAGATTTTGTAAACTTATATGT GTTACGCTATTTGCAGTTCACTTCGCAGGCTGCATGTATTTTTGGTTGGCTTTCCATCACAAAACACCCGAAAATACATGGCTCCACAAGGAACTACCGGATTTTAAATATAGGAGTGTCTGGTTGTGTTACATCTATTCCATGTACTGGTCTATAACAACTCTTACCACTGTTGGCTATGGAGATCTGTATGCAGTGAATACAGAGGAGAAGGTTTACAGTAGTTTATTTATGCTGTTCAACATAGGCCTCACGGCATATATAATCGGAAACATGACTAATCTGGCAGTTCATAACACCGTCCGAACCTTTGCAATG AGGGATGCCTTTAACAGAGTGTTACGATATGCAAGCAAAAGTAGACTCCCAAAACGTTTGAAAGAACAAATGTTGGCGCATAAAGAATTGAAACTTAAGATGGAAGAGTCACAGCAACAAGAAGTGCTACAGGACCTCCCTAAAGCAATTAGATCCAGTATTGCTCAACATCTTTTCAGCAATGTAGTTGATAAAGCATATTTATTTAAAGGAGTCTCTGATGAGTGTATCATTCAGCTG GCGTCAGACATGAAAGCAGAATACTACTTACCTAAGGTTGACATTATCTTGCAAAATGAGATGCCAATATATTTCTACATTCTGGTATATGGATCACTG GATCTATTTATACACAAGAATGGAAGCGAACAG CTTTTGTTTGAATTAGAACCTGGAGGCATGGCTGGAGAAATCGGCGGGATGTTTAATATTCCACAACCTTTTACAGTTAGAACTAGGAGGCTCTCCCAGGTCATACGAATCAACCAACATCAGTTCAAGCAGATGATGCAACCATTTAATAATGATGGGAGACAAATCATCAACAACTTCATTAAG TACTTGAGGGAACAAAGAAGCAGCGTGCTAGAAGAAATACCATACTTATCAGAATTACTAGGAGACCTGTATCTCGAG CATATAACACAAAATGGGGACTCACACGATGAAGTTTCAAGATATCACGATGATGGACCATGTAAAGAAG GAAGGACTATAAATTCCAATCCATGGTCAAGCCCAGCTTCCACTAGAGTAATAATCCATGGTCATCATCCCAATGCAAAGAAAATGGGAAAAGGAGACACGAAAAAGCTCATACTTCTCCCGAGCTCAATAGAAGAGCTTTTCAGAGTAGCAG AGAAAAAGTTCGGTAAAAGAGCGAGCAAAATTATTATGGCGGATGGCTCAGAAGTAGAAGAAATAAACGTCTTAAGAGATCATGACGAGTTATACATCTTCTAA